In Cryptomeria japonica unplaced genomic scaffold, Sugi_1.0 HiC_scaffold_298, whole genome shotgun sequence, the DNA window CACCTGCAACTCAATGTTCTTCCTCCTTCCCGCTATCTCCATTAATAGCATTCCAAAACTGTAAACATCTGATTTGTCTGTTACACCTCCCAAATTTATATTCCACACCTCTGGCGCAACATATCCTGGCGTCCCTCTGGTTGCCGTAATTGATACGTGGTCGTCTCCCTTCCCATACAGTTTAGCGAGACCAAAATCAGCTACTTTGGGCGTGAAATCTGCATCCAGTAAAATATTGTGAGGCTTAATGTCAAAATGAATGATGCGCCTGTTACAATCTTGGTGCAAATACGCAATTCCGCGCGCAGCGCCCAAAGCAATTGAATACAATTGCTCCCAACTGAGCTTCTGTTCTTGTTCTTTTCCTTGAAATAGAAACTTCTCTAGGGATCCATTGGCCATGTACTCATATACAAGTGGGCTTCTGAAACCTTCAAAACAATAACCCACGAGGCGAACCAAGTGAACGTGATGAATGGTTCCCAGAGTTGCAACCTCATTCATGAACTGGCTCTCACTCTGTCTCGACTGATCCAAAAGTTTTACAGCCACAAAAAAACCGCTCGGGAGCTTTCCTTTATAAACCATGCCGAATCCTCCTTCCCCAAGTTTATCTGAAAAGTCGTTAGTGATCTTCTTTAGCTGAGAGAATGAATATCTGGTCGGCATTTCATGAATATAACTTTGGAGAAAATTCTCCACTTTCCCAATAGACCCTGAATTCATCGGTTCGCTTGCAACACAACTTTGGATCCATCTAAAGTAGGATGACCTCTTTCGATAAACAACAATAAGAAATAGTGCTACTATCACTATGAAAGCACTTGCCCCAATGGCTATTCCTGGAATTCATGTGTAGTATCATAGATTAGTGACTCCACCATACAAGAAAATTAGAAGAATGTTTAAAACTCACACAAAAAGGTTCCTTAGTATTTACCTGTTATATCTCTGCCTTTTTTAGTTCTGACTGTTATAGCTCGATAAATTGATCTCTCGACTGTTTAAATTTGGTAAATGCTAATCAGATgcgaatataattttttttgaactaAACTGAGATAATCCAATTTCGTATTTTATATTTTCGAATTGCAAGGCAATTAAACTTAATGGGTGCTTAGAAGAAAATATAGAGAGATCTGAACCAAATTATACCTGATGAACATGTGGTTTGATGGGGTGCATCCTCGCAAAAGCAAAGGAACTGGTTTAAATCGGAAATATTAAACCCACACAGACCACCGCTTGAAACGCAACTCTTACATTTCTGGTCTTGTTCCTCTGCAATATTCCAATGGGTTGATGCCTCTTCAACAGTTACCGATTTAAAATAACATCCTGGAACCTCAAGGCCAGGTAGTAGAGCTACACATTGCAAACCACACACAAGAACTTGTAGACTGATGTTATGTCGTTGGATTTGATCGAAGAGACCCCCGTCTTGGATTGCATCTTCGTTGAGATTATATGAAAATGAACAATTTTGGAAACTCGTGTCCTCAGTAATTGTTGAAGTCTGATTATCTGGAAAAAAGTTTAAGATTGTGTACCTCTGGTTTCCAATTTCGATTACCAAATGTCCCTTATCTTCACAGTCGACTTGTAAGTCTGGCAGACCACATCCACTTTCCCTTAAACCAAAAGGATATGGGATTTTTATACCGCCACATGTTTGATTGCTTTCGCAGTTTGTATAACTGACGTCTGCGCATAGCGAACAAGGGAGTAAAAGGGTATAGAGAATGAAGGCATAAAGGAGATTAAAACGAGACATTGGCTGATGGAGGGGCGATTTTATTGAAGTAAAAAGGGACAGTATTGCAGCTACGGGCATTCCTCGTTTATCAGAGAAGGCGAATCCTGAGGCATCTCATTAGAATGAGATCATGGTAGCATTTGAATGATTCGATTATCTGGTAAAGAAAAGTTACCACTTAAGTGGTCAATACGTTCCGTGACAACATTTCAAACCCCCAAAGTCAGATGATTAAGACATCCACCTAACCAAGAGCGCATACACCCTTGTAATCTGTTTCCTTTTGGTGTTGAAGGGCGCACTTATATGTTAAAGAACTGCGTTTATCAGTTTGAGCTGTAGACTAAATGAAAAGGCATAAGGACAAACTTCAATATAGCACATGATATCAAGCTTAATTTGGTTGGCCGGGTCTATGATATGTGGTGCTTTGTCATTCAGGTTCTTTCTTACTTTTTTTCAAACCCTAGATTCATTATTCTAATTTCAAGTCACTACAGAAACACATTCTGTTAAAAATTTACACAAATTTACATTATCTCAGTTTTTGAGATTTGATTTGTTCTAATATCACTTGATTTATAGTATacctaatttaattaattgaataattgattaataataaaagataaaaaatatagtGATGTTATCTATAATTTCTAAGAAAATGTTAGTAGAATTTATTAGAAAGGAATTTGAGTTATATAAAAATAGACAAGATTTATATTCATGAAAATTATAACATATTCTTAATATGACACACTCATTACAActaaacaagctaaactaaatatTCAGATAAGATAACACCCaatcaagaaaaacaaaaaaaccatACCAACATCTAATTaagtacaaaataaataaataattacaaatgtcTCCATCCTCACATGATCATCTTATTTTTCCCATTCTTTTTTACTCCAGAAACATTGTAGATACACATAATTAACCAACTACATGCAACTAAATTACAAAAAGATAACTAGAACTTGCAAGGTAAATCTTACACATAAGGTGGACTGATGTAGTATGACCTCTCTTTGAGATATTTAAAAACTTGAGATACAAGATATTGAAGAGAATCTTGAAAGTGtcttttatattaaaattaaactTGATTGACTTCAATTTCTTCAACCCCTCTACATCATGCTTGTTCATATTATTTTTAGATATAAGTTCAAACCAGACATTATATGACATATTATATGACATTTATTATTGTATGATGAATTTGATAGTAACACAAACTATTTAATGAATCtattattgattattattttcaTCACAACActtgattcattcaaattttttatcttaataatgtaatatttaataattttattcatGTTTGTTTTactaaataaaacaattaaaatgccTAATACAAGAAAAATATTCATGAAAATATCAAATATTAAATTGCCTATCACAAAGAAAAGTATTCATGAGAACATCAAATATTAAATTAACTAATTCATTTTGATCTATTCTTTATCTCATAATATATTAGTCCTTTAAAAAATTGTTAAAAGACCAGTTCTTCATACACAACTCAACtactttacaaaaaaaaaatccttaCTACTTAAAAGATGAAggtgaaataaatagaaaatattcttcATTTTGATCTATTCTTTATCTCATAATATATTAGTCCTTTAAAAAATTGTTAAAAGACCAGTTCTTCATACACAACTCAACTACTTTACAAAAAAAAATCCTTACTACTTAAAAGATGAAggtgaaataaatagaaaatattcttcATTATTTTTTAAGTATTCCTCAATATTAACTATATTTTTAGTGCTAACTATGATCCACAACCTTGTTGCATGGGGAACAACCCTTATCTACCACCTTATTAGCCCACTTGCCTCCCAATAGAATGACAAATCCTCCTTTTCTTTTATCATTATTGATAGATAATAGGGGAGCATCTTTCCAGCCATATGAAAGGTTCACATCCAATATGATTTTGGTAGCTTTTAACTTCCTGGAGAAGCATGAAGTCAATATGCTTGTGCTAGTTCAAAAACCTTCAGACTTGTCTGGAGATtttaatcccctaacattccaagatatacaTTTCAAGTCCATGAGATACATTTATTGAATGATGTCCATAACAACCTTGAAGCTGTTAAAGCATTTAGGGACAATTGTATTGAATACACCACACTCCTACTTTTGCCAATCTTCTTACCTTATCTGAGTCATCTCCCACTTCAATATCATCTTTACCTATTTCTCTCAACCTCTTTTCCAATTCCCCACTCTCCATCAATTTGAACGCCCAAGCTAGTAGTAAAGATtgacccactaaaatatctacttagAAAAGCCACTCTCACAGGGAGGTTagttaaatgggtcatgatcctaagtgagttcgacattcaATACACAGAAGGATGGGCCATCAAAGTACAAGCAATTACAGATCAATTGGAAGAAGCACCTTTACTAGACAAAAACCCACTACAAGTGGAATTTCCAGATATAGATGTGCTCACCATCAcacccaagaaatggaccctatactttgattgATCCTATACCCAACATAGATCAGGTGTCGACATCTTGTTCGTCAGTTTGGAGGGACACACAATTTCAAGATCCTACAGATTGATGTTCTCTTGAACCAATAACATTGCCGAGTATGAAGCCCTGGTCACTAGCATCCAAatagttgtggaatggagaatcacataattgaaaTTTTATGGAGACTCTCAATTAATCATCAATCAGGTCaacgatgattatcaaacaaaggatgacaagttgatgccctacaaGAGAATAATGGACAATTTTAAGAAGTATTTTGTGgacatcacctttgaacagattccaaggtcAGACAATAGAGCTActaatgcaatggccactatcacctcGCTCTTATAAATCCTAGATAAACAAAGTCATTAAATGAATTTCTAGTGGAGCAATTATTCTCCCCAGCTTATAACAATTCAGAATCCCAAGTTATCTGTGCCCTAATTGGTTTTGATTCTCCTCTATGCGAGAAAATATACACCTATCTCAAATACAATACCCTCCTACCtgacctatctcacaaccaaaaatgaagctttatcCGACAAGCAACCCGCTACaccttaaccactgacacactttatcCCGAAGCATGAGAACTCCTCGATGGACCTATATCAACACAAGTATATCATCCTATCAGATGCATCTATTATACacaatcaaataatcaataattcatGTGATGACAGTCACACAATCAACCAATATCtgttcaatcaatcatccaatcaatcaatcatgcaTCATATCGAAATTCACTCAACAAGCTTCATAtcaggactcatatcaaaaataaaataccaTTTTAAAAtgatcaagttccatatcaaaaaccaATCTCAAAAACCCAATCAATCAAGTTTCAATCAATCCAGCCTCATATCACAGATCAATCAAGAAATTAAATCAGTCCCATATCGAACATAGTCccatatcaaatcaaatccatatcgaaaacATATCCATATTGACAAACAATCCatatcaacaaaatgaatcatatcaaa includes these proteins:
- the LOC131870177 gene encoding rust resistance kinase Lr10-like — encoded protein: MNSGSIGKVENFLQSYIHEMPTRYSFSQLKKITNDFSDKLGEGGFGMVYKGKLPSGFFVAVKLLDQSRQSESQFMNEVATLGTIHHVHLVRLVGYCFEGFRSPLVYEYMANGSLEKFLFQGKEQEQKLSWEQLYSIALGAARGIAYLHQDCNRRIIHFDIKPHNILLDADFTPKVADFGLAKLYGKGDDHVSITATRGTPGYVAPEVWNINLGGVTDKSDVYSFGMLLMEIAGRRKNIELQVSHSSQLYFPEWAFKLIESGELEKRLREKGRCDMEVEDEEKVRRMTKVGLWCIQYNSNDRPSMSRVVQMLEGNGDDVSNPPLPFNSSPPREVPLSSSSEEYSSVV